In one Rhopalosiphum padi isolate XX-2018 chromosome 3, ASM2088224v1, whole genome shotgun sequence genomic region, the following are encoded:
- the LOC132925784 gene encoding uncharacterized protein LOC132925784: MLMELIIPHKNVIENIKTDSINIRRKTESWEYITNQYNNNDPETGNRTVAQLENVYDMAKRRAKKELSYDKVSMYKSMKGITDDEQSVILDLVQSYHSEILNSRPYQLDEAWLNITETYNVHQTSGIKTIDEIKQIFEHLNKTAKKENKNDKVERYKTGGGKYSKTLSDVSEQVLGFIGDRIEPLVNPYDDDFSYTDLMENHKNNAKNILEDSANMDNVEIVTFDNEMEEFNVSFDDLTYAGTKKINWGKKSYDSYNINIDIRFVYTVTSNANAMPKSQPSYTIISDPTYSTSSAKKNSKNVTIPKGHSQKTVCEGLQELTKKRTNKVEAKNEFLSELQDIKIKKAKLELQAAEITINILNTELETKKMEMDSKKKNNYNSKKIFCI, encoded by the exons ATGTTAATGGAATTAATAATTCCCCATAAGAATGTCATCGAAAATATTAAG aCTGATTCAATTAACATAAGAAGAAAAACCGAGTCGTGGGAGTATATAACTAAtcagtacaataataatgatccAGAAACTGGAAATAGAACAGTTGCACAATTAGAAAATGTGTATGATATGGCAAAAAGACGAGCTAAAAAGGAACTGAGTTATGATAAA GTTTCAATGTATAAAAGTATGAAAGGCATCACTGATGATGAACAATCAGTTATTTTAGACTTAGTACAATCATACCATTCAGAAATA TTGAATAGTCGTCCGTATCAACTAGATGAAGCATGGTTAAATATTACAGAAACGTACAATGTTCATCAGACATCTGGCATTAAAACAATCGATGAAATTAAGcaaatttttgaacatttaaacaaaacagcgaaaaaagaaaataaaaacgataaa GTTGAAAGATATAAAACTGGGGGTGGAAAGTACTCAAAAACTTTGTCAGATGTGAGTGAACAGGTTTTGGGATTTATAGGTGACCGAATAGAACCTCTCGTGAATCCATATGACGATGATTTTAGCTATACAG ACCTAAtggaaaaccataaaaataatgcCAAAAATATTCTGGAGGATAGTGCTAATATGGATAATGTAGAAATTGTTACTTTCGACAATGAAATGGAAGAGTTTAATGTTTCTTTTGACGATTTAACGTATGCTGGTACTAAAAAAATCAACTGGGGTAAGAAATcatatgatagttataatataaacatagataTTAGATTTGtctat ACAGTAACATCAAATGCAAATGCTATGCCAAAATCACAACCATCATACACAATTATTTCAGATCCAACTTATAGTACCTCatcagcaaaaaaaaatagcaaaaatgtAACTATTCCTAAAGGACATTCTCAAAAAACTGTTTGTGAAGGATTACaagaattaacaaaaaaaagaacTAATAAAGTCGAAGCTAAAAATGAGTTTTTGTCTGAGTTgcaagatataaaaataaaaaaagcaaaattaGAACTTCAAGCAGccgaaataacaattaatatattaaataccgaacttgaaactaaaaaaatggaaatggattcaaaaaaaaaaaacaactacaaCTCTAAGAAGATATTTTGCAtctag
- the LOC132925785 gene encoding uncharacterized protein LOC132925785, producing MASGTDNDSVRGARRLERVKLRRSNVIAQIKAVHELALRVVDEPDLGPTFTHLTADLDSLWTQFRLEDDAVLDGLTELDRLSEYDIGLTAEIRKCISDCKVAAAKLVPKGVEAIDMSYLHAKLGSSNSPQESDQNPLSRLPAIPLPEFDGDFRLWPTFRDRFKEQVDARLELSNIDKMYYLIRCLTGEAADAIRGVPVSGDNYVLALSLLSERFYRPRLVTTSLLDRLLSAPTMSQESLQDLNNFVGTVNESISLLEALKVPNLGSFILFTIVFRCLPVATRKLFESGSSTDYPSIVDLLKFVRARVSILENVANAGTIRNMAAHVKVEKPPSTFRKNGDHYGKSKGSRPVSFVTAKEDGNCPCCAGAHSLTACMRFKSWAAGNRTRWARENRVCFNCLSVGHWVPKCKVKPNCQECSRKHHTLLHLPSDEREGEEEPPVRVDSSVCASVVRPPSPHTSNAIILGTTLVHIRDRSGAVQTMRALVDSASQVSIITAACVKRLGLKPARWTAPISGLSGTTVAEVQGRVECIVQPRFASDPVLPVQAWVLPTITSDLPQKSLAACVKDRYSNLALADPSFYLTSPIDLLLGGDVYGSIMDGRKVSIDDTLPTAFSSVFGWILIGPVVDPVSYSYQSLPICMTASIEGIMERFWHVEEPEIAPVTFTNEGCCEQIFRDEMTRMPSGRFAVPLPFRGPADTYVGSREVAVRRFEALERKLSANPLLKSLYVKFMSEYIALGHMSVTTSPGRYIIPHHAVYRPEVDLNKIRVVFDASARGFRGKSLNECLWSGPKLQQDIVDVLTRFRVHKYTFTTGICKMYRQILILPKYRKFQHVLWRASPHDELREYELHTVTYGVNCAPYLALRVLKVIASTDCDGFDRVRNALEYQTYVDDICDGADTIPDVLKLQSDLISVLGKSGLELKKWASNTRAVLQAVPAADCVGAPMTFGDDDGYGTKVLGLAWHPDSDYFCCALSLEPSPVFTKRGILSLVARIFDPLGVFGPVVFLAIHNAADVAK from the coding sequence atggcTAGCGGGACGGATAATGACAGCGTGCGCGGCGCTCGGCGTTTAGAGCGCGTTAAACTCAGGCGTTCGAATGTAATAGCACAGATTAAGGCCGTGCATGAGCTAGCGTTACGAGTTGTAGATGAACCCGACCTAGGTCCGACATTTACACATTTAACCGCCGATTTAGATTCTTTGTGGACGCAGTTTAGGCTTGAAGATGATGCGGTGTTAGACGGCTTAACCGAGTTAGATAGATTGTCCGAGTATGATATCGGTTTGACAGCTGAAATCCGTAAATGTATTAGTGATTGCAAGGTCGCGGCGGCGAAATTAGTTCCTAAGGGTGTTGAGGCTATCGACATGTCGTACCTTCATGCTAAGTTAGGATCGTCCAATTCTCCTCAGGAAAGTGACCAAAATCCGTTATCACGACTACCGGCAATTCCGCTCCCCGAGTTCGACGGGGATTTCCGTTTGTGGCCCACTTTCCGCGATAGATTTAAAGAACAAGTAGACGCGCGACTCGAGCTTTCCAACATTGATAagatgtattatttaatcagGTGTCTTACGGGTGAAGCAGCTGACGCAATACGTGGTGTTCCGGTATCCGGGGACAATTATGTTCTTGCATTGTCCCTCCTGTCCGAGCGATTTTATCGACCACGACTAGTCACCACGTCGTTACTTGATCGATTGCTAAGCGCGCCGACCATGTCGCAGGAGTCGTTGCAGgatcttaataattttgtagGTACAGTTAACGAAAGTATTTCGCTATTGGAAGCACTAAAAGTACCGAATTTGGGGTCcttcattttatttacaattgtttttagATGTTTACCTGTTGCTACACGCAAATTATTCGAGTCAGGTAGCTCGACAGATTATCCGTCTAtagttgatttattaaaattcgttCGCGCACGCGTGTCTATATTGGAGAACGTCGCTAACGCGGGAACAATTCGTAACATGGCCGCGCATGTTAAGGTGGAAAAGCCACCAAGTACGTTCCGTAAGAATGGGGATCACTACGGGAAATCAAAAGGGTCCCGTCCGGTTTCATTTGTGACAGCGAAAGAAGACGGAAATTGTCCGTGTTGTGCCGGTGCACATTCGTTAACCGCGTGTATGAGATTTAAGTCATGGGCGGCCGGAAACCGAACGCGGTGGGCGCGAGAGAATCGcgtttgttttaattgtttgagCGTTGGTCACTGGGTCCCGAAATGCAAGGTAAAACCTAATTGCCAAGAATGTTCGCGTAAACATCACACACTTCTACATTTACCGTCCGACGAGCGAGAGGGTGAGGAGGAACCGCCGGTACGGGTCGATTCGTCTGTGTGTGCGTCTGTGGTGAGGCCCCCGTCCCCCCATACATCTAATGCCATTATTTTGGGTACCACGCTCGTGCATATACGGGATAGGTCCGGCGCGGTGCAAACAATGCGGGCGCTGGTTGATAGCGCGTCGCAAGTTAGCATAATCACTGCCGCGTGTGTTAAGCGATTAGGATTGAAACCGGCGCGTTGGACGGCACCGATAAGCGGTTTGTCTGGAACAACTGTCGCCGAAGTTCAAGGGCGTGTAGAATGTATAGTGCAACCTAGGTTTGCGTCCGATCCGGTGCTGCCTGTTCAGGCTTGGGTGTTGCCTACCATAACAAGCGACTTACCGCAAAAATCGTTAGCCGCGTGTGTGAAAGACCGGTATTCTAACCTAGCACTCGCGGATCcatcattttatttaacttcGCCCATTGACTTATTATTAGGAGGGGACGTATACGGGTCTATAATGGACGGGCGGAAAGTGTCGATCGACGACACATTACCGACAGCATTTAGTTCGGTGTTTGGCTGGATACTTATCGGTCCGGTCGTTGACCCGGTTAGCTATTCTTATCAGTCGTTACCTATCTGTATGACCGCGTCTATTGAGGGGATAATGGAGCGCTTTTGGCACGTCGAGGAACCCGAAATAGCGCCCGTCACGTTCACAAATGAAGGGTGTTGTGAACAAATATTTCGCGATGAAATGACGCGCATGCCATCGGGTCGCTTTGCGGTCCCATTACCATTTCGTGGACCGGCAGACACATACGTGGGGTCTCGCGAGGTAGCCGTGCGGCGTTTCGAAGCGCTTGAGCGCAAATTGTCCGCGAATCCATTGTTGAAATCATTGTATGTAAAGTTTATGTCCGAGTATATCGCGTTAGGACATATGTCGGTGACAACATCTCCGGGGCGATATATAATCCCTCATCATGCTGTCTATCGCCCGGAAGTTGATCTTAATAAAATTCGAGTTGTGTTTGACGCGTCAGCCCGGGGCTTCCGCGGAAAGTCGTTAAATGAATGTTTGTGGTCTGGTCCTAAATTGCAGCAGGACATTGTGGACGTCTTGACACGTTTTCGCGTACATAAGTACACCTTTACCACGGGCATCTGTAAGATGTACCGACAAATCTTAATTCTACCCAAGTATCGAAAGTTCCAACATGTGTTGTGGCGCGCATCGCCTCACGATGAATTGCGTGAGTATGAGCTACACACCGTCACGTACGGCGTTAACTGTGCCCCGTATCTCGCATTACGCGTTCTTAAAGTAATTGCGTCTACCGACTGCGACGGGTTTGACCGGGTACGTAACGCGCTCGAATATCAAACTTACGTCGACGATATTTGTGACGGGGCCGATACGATACCCGACGTACTGAAACTTCAGTCGGATTTAATTTCAGTTTTGGGTAAGTCGGGGCTAGAACTTAAAAAGTGGGCGTCAAACACGCGGGCCGTGTTGCAGGCTGTACCAGCCGCCGATTGCGTGGGCGCACCTATGACGTTCGGGGATGACGACGGTTACGGCACTAAAGTTTTAGGCCTAGCTTGGCACCCTGACAGTGATTATTTCTGTTGTGCCCTAAGTCTCGAACCGTCACCCGTTTTTACAAAACGCGGAATCTTATCTCTTGTCGCACGCATTTTCGACCCGTTAGGTGTTTTTGGTCCCGTAGTGTTTCTGGCAATCCATAATGCAGCGGACGTGGCGAAATAA